In the Quercus lobata isolate SW786 chromosome 5, ValleyOak3.0 Primary Assembly, whole genome shotgun sequence genome, one interval contains:
- the LOC115992228 gene encoding protein Brevis radix-like 2, whose protein sequence is MLTCIACSKQLNGNGSLQQNDEDNAVGTPSTKQAVKALTAQIKDIALKASGAYKNCKPCSGSSVCNKNQNYAESDAASESARFHYAYRRTGSSNSTPRVWGKEMEARLKGLSSGEGTPASVSGRTESVVFMEEDEPKEWVAQVEPGVLITFVSLPQGGNDLKRIRFSRELFNKWQAQRWWAENYDKVMELYNVQRFNQQAVPLPTPPRSEDENSRIESARASPMTPPLSKERLPRHFQRPGGMGYSSSDSLDHHPMQSHHCYDTSGLASTPKLSSISGAKTETSSIDGSARTSSSREGDRSGELSVSNASDMEGEWIEQDEPGVYITIRALPSGGRELRRVRFSREKFGEMHARLWWEENRARIQEQYL, encoded by the exons ATGCTGACGTGTATAGCTTGCTCCAAGCAGCTCAATGGCAATGGATCTCTGCAACAAAATGACGAAGACAACGCTGTTGGGACTCCCAGTACCAAGCAAGCTGTTAAAGCTCTCACTGCTCAG ATCAAGGACATAGCATTGAAGGCTTCAGGAGCTTATAAAAATTGCAAGCCGTGTTCGGGATCATCAGTTTGTAATAAGAACCAGAACTATGCAGAGTCCGATGCTGCCTCAGAGTCGGCGAGGTTTCATTATGCGTATCGCAGGACAGGGAGTTCAAACTCCACTCCCAGGGTGTGGGGGAAAGAAATGGAGGCAAGGCTAAAAGGGCTGTCAAGTGGAGAAGGGACACCTGCTTCGGTGAGTGGGCGTACTGAGTCAGTTGTGTTCATGGAGGAAGATGAGCCTAAGGAATGGGTGGCACAAGTGGAGCCCGGTGTGCTCATTACCTTTGTTTCATTGCCTCAGGGAGGGAATGATCTAAAGCGGATTCGGTTCAG CCGTGAATTGTTTAATAAATGGCAAGCTCAAAGGTGGTGGGCGGAGAACTATGACAAGGTCATGGAATTGTACAATGTTCAGAGGTTCAATCAACAGGCAGTCCCACTTCCAACACCACCTAGATCTGAAGATGAG aACTCAAGGATTGAATCTGCCAGGGCAAGCCCTATGACTCCACCTCTGAGCAAAGAACGCCTGCCTCGCCACTTCCAACGCCCAGGGGGAATGGGTTACTCTTCTTCAGATTCACTTGACCACCACCCCATGCAGTCCCATCATTGCTATGACACATCCGGTTTAGCTTCAACACCTAAACTTTCCAGCATTAGTGGGGCAAAGACAGAGACATCATCCATAGATGGTTCTGCAAGGACTAGTTCGTCAAGAGAGGGAGATCGCTCTGGAGAGCTTTCTGTGAGCAATGCCAGTGATATGGAAGGCGAATGGATCGAACAGGATGAACCAGGAGTCTACATCACAATCAGAGCACTGCCAAGCGGTGGTCGGGAACTTAGACGCGTCCGGTTCAG CCGAGAGAAATTTGGAGAAATGCACGCAAGATTGTGGTGGGAGGAGAACCGGGCAAGGATACAAGAACAGTATTTGTGA